From a region of the Candidatus Bipolaricaulota bacterium genome:
- the coaE gene encoding dephospho-CoA kinase (Dephospho-CoA kinase (CoaE) performs the final step in coenzyme A biosynthesis.), which translates to IGIGGPPGCGKSTVARALAHDKGTEWIDLDRVATGLYRPGNEVYYKLIARFGPGIVTADGEIDRSALARLVFSDGRARADLDAIVHPAVSDALRRMIAERQKSGTKVLLVEGALIGLSPHVDYSLFDAVIWLSAPREVRRARLAEAGREDHLDRVPDFPTVPGVITVDAAGTIAETAEKVQALIARLDEHAAGAK; encoded by the coding sequence GATCGGCATCGGTGGCCCGCCCGGGTGCGGGAAGAGCACGGTGGCTCGGGCCCTAGCGCACGACAAGGGGACCGAGTGGATCGACCTCGACCGGGTGGCAACGGGACTCTACCGACCGGGAAACGAGGTCTACTACAAACTCATCGCCCGGTTCGGTCCGGGGATCGTAACAGCGGACGGCGAGATCGACCGCAGCGCGCTTGCCCGACTCGTCTTCTCCGACGGGAGGGCGCGGGCCGACCTGGACGCGATCGTCCATCCCGCGGTGAGCGATGCCCTTCGGCGGATGATCGCGGAGCGGCAGAAGAGCGGGACAAAGGTCCTGCTGGTGGAAGGGGCGCTCATCGGTCTCTCGCCGCACGTCGACTACTCCCTGTTCGATGCGGTCATCTGGCTTTCCGCCCCGCGGGAGGTACGAAGAGCCAGGCTTGCCGAGGCCGGAAGGGAAGACCACCTCGACCGGGTACCGGATTTTCCGACCGTGCCCGGGGTGATCACCGTCGATGCCGCGGGGACGATCGCGGAGACAGCGGAGAAAGTGCAGGCCCTAATCGCCCGGTTGGATGAGCACGCCGCGGGAGCGAAGTAG
- a CDS encoding zinc-dependent peptidase, producing MFIRERRRRRIMEQPLPPEWQGIIDRIPILSRLSTAERGKLEDITKVLVAEKHFEGTHGLGVTEEMRVTIAAQAALLILNRPHDYYPRLVSIILYPGQYIAPHREETPIGVVIEGEQVRAGESWSRGAVVLSWEDVRADAAGQGHPGRNVVLHEFAHQLDAENGAVDGIPALPPDRYQEWERVMSAEYARLRTAVEAGAVTFLDPYAATNPAEFFAVATERFFTDPASLLRSLPEVYEQLRRFYRQDPAGTFPAPDWVITL from the coding sequence ATGTTCATACGGGAGCGCCGTCGTCGCAGGATAATGGAACAGCCGCTTCCGCCGGAGTGGCAGGGGATCATCGACCGAATCCCGATCCTCTCCCGCCTCTCCACGGCGGAACGGGGCAAGCTCGAAGACATAACCAAGGTCCTCGTGGCGGAGAAGCACTTCGAGGGGACGCACGGACTCGGAGTGACGGAAGAGATGCGGGTCACGATCGCCGCGCAGGCCGCCCTCCTCATCCTGAACCGCCCCCACGATTACTATCCGCGGTTGGTCTCAATCATCCTCTACCCCGGACAGTACATCGCCCCGCACCGGGAGGAGACTCCGATCGGGGTGGTGATCGAGGGGGAGCAGGTGCGGGCCGGCGAGTCGTGGTCGCGCGGAGCGGTGGTACTGTCATGGGAAGACGTCCGCGCCGACGCCGCTGGTCAGGGGCACCCAGGACGGAACGTCGTCCTGCACGAGTTCGCCCATCAGCTCGACGCCGAGAACGGCGCCGTGGACGGGATCCCCGCCCTTCCCCCCGATCGATATCAGGAGTGGGAACGGGTGATGTCAGCGGAGTATGCCCGCCTGCGAACGGCGGTGGAGGCGGGTGCGGTTACGTTCCTCGATCCATACGCAGCGACGAATCCGGCGGAGTTCTTCGCCGTCGCCACCGAGCGCTTCTTCACCGATCCGGCATCCCTGTTGCGCTCCCTCCCGGAGGTGTATGAACAGCTGCGGCGGTTCTACCGTCAGGACCCGGCCGGGACCTTCCCTGCGCCGGATTGGGTGATCACCTTATAG
- a CDS encoding P1 family peptidase: MGIQENYGLRFGTLPPGEKDAITDVPGVAVGHATVIAGSDIRTGVTAIIPHPGDLFHEKVQAAAVVLNGFGKSIGIPQINELGTIETPILLTSTLSVGRAADALITWVIKHYDQPDSPIRSLNPVVGECNDSYLNDIRARAVTEEHVYAALDGASDGPVREGVVGAGTGMSAFGFKSGIGTASRLVEYAGRAYTIGVLALPNFGRREELTILGVPIGRLLPPESDAPEGDKGSIIIVIGTDLPLSHRELRRLAVRAGLGLARTGSRGHSGSGDFVIAFSTANRVPHHEGTIFLQETRLNDAHRGIDRAFQAVIEAVEEAIVSALFHAYSVTGRDGHTREALPIARVLELLRSRGVLIQPGD, encoded by the coding sequence ATGGGGATTCAAGAGAACTACGGTCTGCGGTTTGGCACTCTTCCACCCGGGGAGAAAGACGCGATCACCGACGTCCCGGGAGTGGCGGTCGGACACGCGACCGTGATCGCGGGCTCCGATATCCGCACCGGGGTGACCGCGATCATCCCCCATCCCGGGGACCTGTTCCACGAGAAGGTGCAGGCCGCGGCGGTGGTGCTAAACGGATTCGGAAAGTCGATCGGGATCCCACAGATAAACGAGCTCGGCACGATCGAGACCCCGATCCTTCTCACCAGCACGCTGTCCGTGGGAAGAGCCGCCGATGCCCTGATCACCTGGGTCATCAAGCACTATGACCAGCCCGATTCCCCGATCCGGTCGCTGAACCCGGTTGTCGGTGAGTGCAACGACTCCTACCTGAACGACATCCGTGCCCGGGCAGTGACCGAGGAGCATGTGTACGCCGCGCTCGACGGAGCGAGTGACGGACCGGTGCGCGAAGGCGTAGTCGGAGCCGGGACCGGGATGAGCGCGTTCGGGTTCAAGAGCGGAATCGGGACGGCATCCCGCCTGGTGGAGTACGCTGGGCGGGCTTACACGATCGGCGTCCTCGCCCTCCCCAACTTCGGCAGGAGGGAGGAGCTCACGATCCTCGGGGTTCCGATCGGCCGGCTCCTCCCGCCCGAATCCGATGCTCCGGAAGGGGACAAGGGGTCGATCATCATCGTGATCGGGACCGATCTCCCCCTCTCCCACCGCGAGCTGCGCCGCCTTGCGGTGCGGGCCGGACTCGGGCTTGCCCGCACCGGGTCGCGCGGGCATTCCGGGAGCGGTGACTTCGTGATCGCTTTTTCCACGGCGAACAGGGTTCCGCACCACGAGGGGACGATCTTCCTCCAGGAAACGCGGCTGAACGACGCCCACCGCGGGATCGACCGCGCGTTCCAGGCGGTGATCGAGGCGGTCGAGGAGGCGATCGTCTCCGCCCTGTTCCATGCCTATTCTGTAACCGGGCGCGACGGCCATACCCGGGAGGCGCTCCCGATCGCGCGCGTTCTGGAGCTACTTCGCTCCCGCGGCGTGCTCATCCAACCGGGCGATTAG